The following proteins come from a genomic window of Methylorubrum populi:
- the ftsZ gene encoding cell division protein FtsZ gives MAISLQAPDIRELKPRITVFGVGGAGGNAVNNMIESGLLGCEFVVANTDAQALTSSKAERVIQMGIGVTQGLGAGSHPEVGSAAAEEVIDEIRDQLSGAHMAFITAGMGGGTGTGAAPVIARAARDMGILTVGVVTKPFQFEGMRRMRTAEAGIQELQAAVDTLIVIPNQNLFRVANEKTTFADAFAMADQVLYSGVACITDLMVKEGLINLDFADVRAIMRGMGKAMMGTGEASGENRANRAAEAAIANPLLDDVSMKGARGLLISITGGSDLTLYELDEAATRIREEVDSDANIILGATFDESLDGIIRVSVVATGIEPALISADSPNNPEIAQTEQRIAEVAERLRSEARARASAALSPASTHQPVQQQAAHQPAPRMSAPEPLLAPNAGPRAMLSEPVAPEPMRAEPAPAMHHHDVVLTQAPARAAVPAYEPPARVQPHEPAPVASGPYVPPAPQLARAPRMPQISDLPPHTQAQILKSRGEEPQPEPSQDSKRMTLLRRLATVGFGGRREEAEPAPAQPARAAAPAPVAAPRIEPAVRAPAPQAPQYRPAQGNLDPQGRALPPRMMEDDQLEIPAFLRRQAN, from the coding sequence ATGGCCATCTCTCTTCAGGCTCCGGACATCCGGGAACTCAAGCCCCGCATCACCGTGTTCGGCGTCGGCGGCGCGGGCGGCAATGCCGTCAACAACATGATCGAGTCGGGTCTGCTCGGCTGCGAGTTCGTCGTGGCCAACACCGATGCCCAGGCGCTCACCTCCTCGAAGGCCGAGCGGGTGATCCAGATGGGCATCGGCGTGACGCAAGGGCTCGGCGCCGGCTCGCATCCGGAAGTCGGCTCGGCGGCGGCCGAGGAAGTCATCGACGAGATCCGCGACCAGCTCTCGGGCGCGCACATGGCCTTCATCACCGCCGGCATGGGCGGCGGCACCGGCACCGGCGCGGCCCCGGTCATCGCCCGCGCGGCGCGTGACATGGGCATCCTGACGGTCGGCGTTGTGACGAAGCCGTTTCAGTTCGAGGGCATGCGCCGGATGCGCACGGCCGAGGCCGGCATCCAGGAGCTTCAGGCGGCGGTCGACACCCTGATCGTCATCCCGAACCAGAACCTGTTCCGGGTCGCCAACGAGAAGACCACCTTCGCCGACGCCTTCGCCATGGCCGACCAGGTGCTCTACTCGGGTGTCGCCTGCATCACCGACCTGATGGTCAAGGAAGGTCTGATCAACCTCGACTTCGCCGACGTGCGCGCGATCATGCGCGGCATGGGCAAGGCGATGATGGGCACCGGCGAGGCGTCGGGCGAGAACCGCGCCAACCGCGCGGCGGAAGCGGCCATCGCCAACCCGCTCCTCGACGACGTGTCGATGAAGGGCGCCCGCGGCCTGCTGATCTCGATCACCGGCGGCTCCGACCTCACGCTCTACGAGCTCGACGAGGCCGCCACCCGCATCCGCGAGGAGGTCGATTCCGACGCCAACATCATCCTCGGCGCGACCTTCGACGAGAGCCTCGACGGCATCATCCGCGTCTCGGTGGTCGCCACCGGCATCGAGCCGGCGCTGATCTCGGCCGATTCCCCGAACAACCCGGAGATCGCCCAGACCGAGCAGCGGATCGCCGAGGTCGCCGAGCGCCTGCGCTCCGAGGCCCGCGCCCGCGCCTCCGCCGCGCTGAGCCCGGCCTCCACGCACCAGCCGGTGCAGCAGCAGGCGGCGCATCAGCCGGCGCCCCGCATGTCGGCCCCCGAGCCGCTGCTCGCCCCGAATGCCGGGCCGCGGGCGATGCTGTCCGAGCCGGTCGCGCCCGAGCCGATGCGCGCCGAGCCCGCCCCGGCGATGCATCACCACGACGTGGTGTTGACGCAGGCGCCGGCCCGCGCCGCCGTCCCGGCCTACGAGCCGCCGGCCCGGGTCCAGCCCCACGAGCCGGCGCCGGTCGCCAGCGGCCCCTACGTGCCGCCGGCCCCGCAGCTTGCCCGTGCGCCGCGCATGCCGCAGATCTCGGACCTGCCGCCCCACACCCAGGCGCAGATTCTCAAGAGCCGCGGCGAGGAGCCCCAGCCGGAGCCGAGCCAGGACTCCAAGCGCATGACCCTGCTGCGCCGGCTCGCCACCGTCGGCTTCGGCGGCCGCCGCGAGGAGGCCGAGCCGGCCCCGGCGCAGCCGGCCCGCGCCGCCGCGCCGGCCCCGGTCGCCGCGCCGCGCATCGAGCCGGCCGTGCGGGCCCCGGCGCCCCAAGCGCCGCAATACCGCCCCGCCCAGGGCAACCTCGACCCGCAGGGCCGCGCCCTGCCGCCGCGGATGATGGAAGACGACCAGCTCGAGATTCCCGCCTTCCTCCGCCGCCAGGCGAACTGA
- the lpxC gene encoding UDP-3-O-acyl-N-acetylglucosamine deacetylase yields the protein MRTNQQTTLKTSVTLTGIGVHSGNPAEITIHPAKANHGIAFLRTGTTTGNDRLIKAHFACVSATELCTVIGDVETGAVATIEHLMSALYGLGVDNALIEIDGPEMPILDGSARPFVAAIDSVGLTTCGAARRWIKVLQPVRIEAGRAFAELRPIDRGFRLDVEIDFQSPVIGRSRKAMDLTPAAYRREIAPARTFGMMKDVERYWKAGFALGASLDNTVAVGETAVVNPEGLRFADEFVRHKFLDAVGDLALAGLPIQGAYRSYCGGHRMNVGILEALFADRANYAIVEGQGTRREPARAEFGLGIAAFAAEL from the coding sequence ATGCGGACGAACCAACAAACAACGCTCAAAACGTCCGTGACCCTCACCGGAATCGGAGTCCACTCCGGAAATCCGGCAGAGATCACGATCCACCCCGCCAAAGCCAACCACGGTATCGCCTTCCTCCGGACGGGCACCACCACCGGCAACGATCGGCTCATCAAGGCCCACTTCGCCTGCGTCTCCGCCACCGAGCTGTGCACCGTCATCGGTGACGTCGAGACCGGCGCCGTCGCCACCATCGAACACCTGATGTCGGCCCTCTACGGCCTCGGCGTCGACAACGCGCTGATCGAGATCGACGGCCCCGAGATGCCGATCCTCGACGGCAGCGCCCGCCCCTTCGTCGCTGCCATCGACAGCGTCGGCCTCACCACCTGCGGCGCGGCGCGCCGCTGGATCAAGGTGCTCCAGCCCGTCCGCATCGAGGCCGGCCGCGCCTTCGCCGAACTCCGCCCGATCGACCGCGGCTTCCGCCTCGACGTGGAGATCGACTTCCAATCCCCGGTGATCGGCCGCTCGCGCAAGGCGATGGACCTGACCCCGGCCGCCTACCGCCGCGAGATCGCCCCCGCCCGCACCTTCGGCATGATGAAGGACGTGGAGCGCTACTGGAAAGCGGGCTTTGCGCTCGGCGCCTCCCTCGACAACACCGTCGCCGTCGGCGAGACCGCCGTCGTCAACCCGGAAGGCCTGCGCTTCGCGGACGAGTTCGTCCGCCACAAGTTCCTCGACGCGGTCGGCGATCTCGCGCTGGCCGGGCTGCCGATCCAGGGCGCCTACCGCTCCTATTGCGGCGGCCACCGCATGAATGTCGGCATCCTTGAGGCCCTGTTCGCCGACCGCGCGAACTACGCCATCGTCGAGGGCCAGGGCACGCGCCGCGAACCGGCCCGCGCCGAGTTCGGCCTTGGCATCGCCGCCTTCGCCGCGGAACTGTAA
- a CDS encoding outer membrane protein assembly factor BamD, with protein MPLTFPTRGAMAAVLLSLGLGLGGCDALDPTNLFAEKYKPEAVPDTPADKLYSEGLAKMEDKDYENAAKSFDQLDKQYTYSDWSRKGLLMTAYANYEGAKYDDAITASKRYLQRHPASKDAAYAQYLMAMSQYKQIPDVTRDQERSERALVALQELVQKYPTSEYAADAKAKIQITRDQLAGKEMEVGRFYLEKRAFPAAINRFRDVVSKYQTTRHAEEALERLVEAYMALGITAEAQTAAAVLGHNFPDSPWYQDAYKLLQTGGLEPREEKSSWISKIYRGVIGRTAAAE; from the coding sequence ATGCCTCTGACCTTCCCGACCCGTGGCGCGATGGCGGCCGTGCTCCTCAGCCTCGGCCTCGGACTCGGCGGCTGCGACGCCCTCGACCCGACCAATCTCTTCGCCGAGAAGTACAAGCCCGAGGCCGTTCCGGACACGCCGGCGGACAAGCTCTACAGCGAGGGCTTGGCGAAGATGGAGGACAAGGATTACGAGAACGCCGCCAAGAGCTTCGATCAGCTCGACAAGCAGTACACCTATTCCGACTGGTCGCGGAAAGGCCTGCTGATGACGGCCTACGCGAACTACGAGGGCGCGAAGTACGACGACGCCATCACAGCCTCCAAGCGCTACCTGCAGCGCCATCCGGCGAGCAAGGATGCGGCCTACGCCCAGTACCTGATGGCGATGTCGCAGTATAAGCAGATCCCGGACGTGACCCGCGATCAGGAGCGCTCCGAGCGCGCCCTCGTCGCCCTCCAGGAGCTGGTGCAGAAGTACCCGACCTCGGAATACGCCGCCGACGCCAAGGCCAAGATCCAGATCACCCGCGACCAGCTCGCCGGCAAGGAGATGGAAGTCGGCCGCTTCTATCTTGAGAAGCGCGCCTTCCCGGCGGCGATCAACCGCTTCCGCGACGTGGTCAGCAAGTACCAGACGACCCGCCACGCCGAGGAGGCGCTGGAGCGCTTGGTCGAGGCCTACATGGCGCTCGGCATCACCGCCGAGGCACAGACCGCCGCGGCCGTGCTCGGCCACAATTTCCCCGACAGCCCCTGGTACCAGGATGCCTACAAGCTCCTGCAGACCGGCGGTCTGGAGCCGCGGGAGGAGAAGTCCTCCTGGATCAGCAAGATCTATCGCGGCGTGATCGGGCGGACCGCCGCCGCGGAGTAG
- a CDS encoding glycosyltransferase family 2 protein, giving the protein MRVVAVSRVLDEVDIIEAFVRHASAFVDHHIILDNGSRDGTIEIIGRLAEEGLPLTVYQSPSICFSDRDMNNWLYNEAVERHDADWVACLDSDEFYDERQLPGGLRNHLQELENSGANVVAVRIPWAHYNYTTRDDATENLVPRRITHRTEVAADGKVIVSWRLAKEKGLVLEGQHDVYLPEGSQGRVVTEQRLWIAHFSERNAAQYVTKVVRGWAKILTAGEACMNRGFSAHYRGPFELLRDRPETLLRSESFLERKNEDRSVVHDPMDYRGGPLRYTPKNDPEMQSVRALVGFLSDVCSRYGELTDALPVARAYSERIERRIDRLI; this is encoded by the coding sequence ATGCGTGTCGTTGCGGTGAGTCGAGTGCTCGATGAGGTCGATATCATCGAGGCATTTGTTCGGCATGCCTCCGCCTTCGTCGATCATCACATCATTCTCGACAACGGCAGCCGGGACGGGACCATCGAGATCATCGGAAGGCTCGCCGAAGAGGGGCTTCCACTCACGGTCTACCAGTCACCGTCGATCTGCTTCTCCGACCGGGACATGAACAACTGGCTCTACAACGAGGCGGTTGAGCGGCACGATGCGGATTGGGTGGCTTGTCTCGACAGCGACGAGTTCTACGACGAGCGTCAGCTGCCGGGCGGCCTTCGCAATCATCTCCAGGAGCTGGAGAACTCCGGCGCGAATGTCGTCGCGGTCCGGATTCCGTGGGCGCATTACAACTACACGACCCGCGATGACGCGACCGAGAACCTCGTCCCGCGCCGCATCACGCACCGCACCGAGGTCGCCGCCGACGGCAAGGTGATCGTGAGCTGGCGGCTGGCGAAGGAGAAAGGTCTCGTGCTGGAGGGGCAGCACGACGTGTACCTGCCGGAAGGAAGCCAAGGCAGGGTCGTCACCGAGCAGCGGCTCTGGATCGCGCATTTCTCCGAGCGCAACGCCGCGCAGTACGTCACGAAGGTCGTGCGCGGATGGGCGAAAATCCTGACCGCTGGCGAGGCGTGCATGAACCGGGGCTTCTCGGCCCATTACCGCGGGCCGTTCGAGCTGCTCCGAGACCGTCCCGAGACGTTGCTGCGGTCGGAGAGCTTCCTCGAGCGGAAGAACGAGGACCGTAGCGTTGTCCACGACCCGATGGACTATCGCGGCGGCCCCCTTCGCTACACCCCGAAGAACGATCCCGAGATGCAGTCAGTCCGGGCGCTCGTCGGGTTCCTGTCGGATGTGTGCAGCCGCTACGGCGAGCTGACTGATGCCCTGCCCGTGGCACGGGCGTATTCCGAGCGGATCGAGAGGCGGATCGACCGGCTCATCTGA
- the recN gene encoding DNA repair protein RecN, translating to MLVQLAIRDIVLIDKLELTFSAGLTVLTGETGAGKSILLDAFALALGGRGDGGLVRQGEAQGGVTAVFDVPSDHPARAVAAAAEIDTDGDLILRRMQFADGRTRAFVNDQPVGVQTMRSIGTALVEIHGQHDDRALADPTTHRTILDAFGGLQGPLNQVAAAAKRVRAARSNLSEQRARVEAAQKEADFLRHAVEELGNLDPQAGEEAMLAERRTVMQQGEKVARELNEALDLVGGSGSLVPHLSSAVRRLERRSATVPTLVDPSIAALDAALVALDEARAALDAAVLAAEFDPRELERVEERLFALRAASRKYAVPADDLADLRGRYDADVAALDAGEQALAGLEAELEAAEAAYAQAAKKLGDGRRKAAKALDAAVQAELPPLKLEGARFITQITVDEASRDAAGTERVEFWAQTNPGTRAGPMMKVASGGELSRFMLALKVVLAGKGSAPTLIFDEIDTGLGGAVADAIGARLGRLSEQVQVVAVTHAPQVAARASTHFRIAKDSVKGKTAKGAEKGGDRVTTRVVGLAADARREEIARMLAGATVTDEARAAAARLLQGAEG from the coding sequence ATGCTCGTCCAGCTCGCAATCCGCGACATCGTTCTGATCGACAAGCTCGAATTGACCTTCTCCGCCGGGCTCACCGTCCTCACGGGCGAGACCGGTGCGGGCAAGTCGATCCTGCTCGATGCCTTCGCCCTGGCGCTGGGCGGGCGTGGCGACGGCGGTCTCGTGCGGCAGGGCGAGGCGCAGGGCGGCGTCACCGCCGTGTTCGACGTGCCCAGCGACCACCCCGCCCGGGCCGTCGCTGCGGCGGCCGAGATCGACACCGACGGCGACCTGATCCTGCGCCGCATGCAGTTTGCCGACGGGCGCACGCGCGCCTTCGTCAACGACCAGCCGGTGGGCGTGCAGACCATGCGGTCGATCGGCACCGCGCTCGTCGAGATCCACGGCCAGCACGACGACCGGGCGCTTGCCGATCCTACAACGCACCGCACCATCCTCGACGCGTTCGGCGGCTTGCAGGGCCCGCTCAACCAAGTTGCCGCTGCGGCCAAACGCGTGCGCGCCGCCCGTTCGAACCTGTCCGAGCAGCGCGCGCGGGTCGAGGCGGCGCAGAAGGAAGCCGACTTCCTCCGGCACGCGGTGGAGGAGCTCGGCAATCTCGACCCCCAGGCGGGCGAGGAGGCGATGCTGGCCGAGCGCCGCACGGTGATGCAGCAGGGCGAGAAGGTCGCCCGCGAGTTGAACGAGGCCCTCGATCTCGTCGGCGGCTCCGGCTCGCTGGTGCCGCACCTCTCCTCCGCCGTTCGCCGGCTGGAACGGCGCAGCGCGACGGTGCCGACCCTGGTCGATCCGAGCATCGCGGCGCTCGACGCCGCACTCGTGGCCCTGGACGAGGCACGGGCCGCCCTCGACGCGGCGGTGCTCGCCGCCGAGTTCGACCCGCGCGAGCTGGAGCGGGTCGAGGAGCGCCTGTTTGCCCTGCGCGCCGCCTCGCGGAAATACGCGGTCCCCGCCGACGACCTCGCCGATCTGCGCGGCCGCTACGATGCGGACGTGGCCGCTCTCGATGCCGGCGAGCAGGCGCTCGCGGGGCTCGAGGCCGAGTTGGAGGCTGCGGAAGCCGCCTATGCCCAGGCGGCGAAGAAACTCGGCGACGGGCGACGCAAGGCCGCGAAAGCGCTGGACGCGGCGGTGCAGGCCGAGCTTCCGCCGCTGAAGCTGGAAGGCGCCCGCTTCATCACGCAGATCACCGTGGACGAGGCCTCCCGCGACGCGGCGGGCACCGAGCGGGTCGAGTTCTGGGCGCAGACCAATCCGGGCACTCGCGCGGGCCCGATGATGAAGGTCGCCTCGGGAGGCGAGCTCTCCCGCTTCATGCTGGCGCTCAAGGTGGTGCTGGCCGGCAAGGGCTCGGCGCCGACGCTGATCTTCGACGAGATCGATACCGGCCTCGGCGGCGCGGTGGCCGATGCCATCGGCGCGCGGCTCGGCCGGCTCTCGGAGCAGGTACAGGTCGTGGCGGTGACGCACGCCCCGCAGGTCGCCGCCCGCGCCTCGACGCATTTCCGCATCGCCAAGGACAGCGTGAAGGGGAAGACGGCCAAGGGCGCGGAGAAGGGTGGTGATCGGGTAACCACCCGTGTGGTCGGCCTTGCGGCGGATGCGCGCCGAGAGGAGATCGCGCGGATGCTCGCCGGCGCCACGGTCACCGACGAGGCTCGCGCCGCGGCGGCACGGCTGCTTCAGGGGGCGGAGGGCTGA
- a CDS encoding RNA polymerase sigma factor region1.1 domain-containing protein — MDSSDGAHARRQAIIDRLLSDALRPAGGIVLPSHDALPADIRMTVDRLLAKADAERRRSLTYDDLEEALPPRDVTADDLEAIFWVLAEYGIELDEGE, encoded by the coding sequence ATGGACAGTTCGGACGGAGCTCACGCGCGACGGCAGGCGATCATCGATCGTCTGCTCAGCGACGCCCTGCGCCCGGCCGGCGGGATCGTGCTGCCGAGCCACGACGCCCTGCCGGCCGATATCCGCATGACCGTCGATCGCCTGCTCGCCAAGGCGGACGCGGAGCGCCGCCGCTCGCTGACCTACGACGACCTCGAAGAGGCGCTGCCGCCGCGCGACGTGACCGCGGACGATCTGGAGGCGATCTTCTGGGTGCTGGCCGAGTATGGGATCGAGCTGGACGAGGGCGAGTAG
- a CDS encoding YiaA/YiaB family inner membrane protein yields the protein MPQETAQHTGAWVVFTQASFVASAVLVGFGILFMPLDLWMKGYLAMGTVMLIQSCITATKTLRDVHEARRMVNRIEDARTERLLMSVGKE from the coding sequence ATGCCCCAAGAGACTGCGCAGCATACCGGCGCCTGGGTCGTCTTCACCCAAGCCTCCTTCGTCGCCTCCGCCGTGCTCGTCGGCTTCGGCATCCTGTTCATGCCCCTCGACCTTTGGATGAAGGGCTACCTCGCCATGGGCACGGTGATGCTCATCCAGTCCTGCATCACGGCGACCAAGACGCTCCGCGACGTCCATGAGGCGCGCCGCATGGTCAACCGCATCGAGGATGCCCGAACCGAGCGCCTGCTGATGTCGGTGGGCAAGGAGTGA
- a CDS encoding PspA/IM30 family protein, with amino-acid sequence MLTLLRTLARGAAAQACEEAHDRHALLVLDQQIRETAADLERGRRTLAAAMAGDAAEARRLAEVEARAADLEIRAVAALAGGREDLARDAAEAIASLEAERDALRAARATFAAEVARLRAVLADAARRQAALERGRRVAAAAEAVRRLRPAASVGERANLRQAEATLARLQRVQAEAAATDEALAAIETPEESIAERLEREGFGPRTRSSSDDVLARLRRRAEADGSASA; translated from the coding sequence ATGTTGACGCTGTTGCGAACCCTTGCCCGCGGCGCCGCCGCGCAGGCCTGCGAGGAGGCTCACGACCGCCACGCTCTCCTCGTGCTCGATCAGCAGATCCGCGAGACTGCCGCCGATCTGGAGCGCGGCCGGCGCACGCTGGCGGCGGCCATGGCCGGGGATGCCGCCGAGGCGCGACGCTTGGCCGAGGTCGAGGCGCGCGCCGCCGATCTGGAGATCCGCGCCGTGGCGGCCCTCGCTGGGGGCCGCGAGGATCTGGCCCGCGACGCGGCGGAGGCGATCGCGAGCCTCGAGGCTGAGCGGGATGCCCTGCGCGCCGCGCGGGCGACCTTCGCCGCGGAGGTGGCGCGGCTGCGCGCCGTGCTCGCCGATGCGGCCCGCCGTCAGGCGGCGCTGGAGCGCGGGCGGCGGGTCGCGGCCGCCGCCGAGGCCGTCCGCCGACTGCGCCCGGCGGCGAGCGTGGGTGAGCGCGCGAACCTGCGGCAGGCCGAGGCGACGCTGGCCCGCCTTCAGCGCGTCCAGGCCGAGGCGGCGGCGACCGACGAGGCGCTGGCCGCGATCGAGACGCCGGAGGAGAGCATTGCCGAACGCCTCGAACGCGAGGGCTTCGGACCGCGTACGCGCTCCTCCTCCGACGACGTCCTCGCCCGGCTGCGCCGCCGCGCCGAGGCCGATGGGTCCGCCTCCGCCTGA
- a CDS encoding FdhF/YdeP family oxidoreductase, protein MPDEKIEAYTDPAGGWGSARSLVDILTREEIPASGAAMLMKQNKPGGYMCVSCAWSKPAKPSTFEYCENGAKATAWEQTRKRIGPDFFERYSVTELLTWPDYDLEEKGRITHPLRYDPQRDRYLPVSWEAAFEEIGRELKALREADPKAAVFYSSGRASLETSYMYALFARMYGNNNLPDSSNMCHESTSKALPQSIGVPVGTTVLEDFEATDLILFFGQNVGSNSPRMLHPLQDARRRGVPIITFNPLRERGLERFTNPQSPIEMLTHSSTQISTQYHQVKAGGDIAAIAGICKALFAMDRQAQDEGRPRILDIDFIAEHTHGFDKFEKFCDRLEWPALEAKSGLKREGMEAAAAVYARARAVIGIYGMGLTQHRRGTETVQMFVNLLLLRGNIGRPGAGICPVRGHSNVQGQRTVGIADEPSLVPLDKLKAMYGFEPPTEKGMNTIETCEGVLSGKVKAFVGLGGNFVRAIPDTQRMEEAWRGLRLTVQVSTKLNRSHLVHGAVAYILPCLGRIEIDEQASGPQAVSMEDSTSCFHGSRGVASPISDHVRSEPWIVAQLAKATLPPNPKVDWDAWVGDYARVRDAIEATYPEKFKDFNARLFEPGGLHKPLAARERKWETPTGKANFVVPPDGLDMDPDMKSDRRDVLDLITLRSNDQFNTTVYGYHDRFRGVKGTRQVLFMNENDIERLQLADGETVDVVTEAADEFAREVKGLRIVKYDIPEGNCAGYYPELNVLIPLWHHDAQAKVPAAKAIPVRIAKAAELASTD, encoded by the coding sequence ATGCCCGACGAGAAGATCGAAGCCTATACCGACCCGGCCGGCGGATGGGGCTCGGCCCGGTCCCTCGTCGATATTCTGACCCGCGAGGAAATCCCGGCTTCCGGCGCGGCGATGCTGATGAAGCAGAACAAGCCGGGCGGCTACATGTGCGTGTCCTGCGCATGGTCGAAGCCGGCCAAGCCGTCGACCTTCGAGTATTGCGAGAACGGCGCCAAGGCGACTGCCTGGGAGCAGACCCGCAAGCGGATCGGCCCGGACTTCTTCGAGCGCTACTCGGTCACCGAGCTTCTGACCTGGCCCGATTACGACCTCGAGGAGAAGGGCCGCATCACCCATCCGCTGCGCTACGACCCGCAGCGCGACCGCTACCTTCCCGTCTCCTGGGAGGCCGCCTTCGAGGAGATTGGCCGCGAGCTGAAGGCGCTGCGGGAGGCCGATCCGAAGGCGGCGGTGTTCTACTCCTCGGGCCGGGCCTCGCTGGAGACGAGCTACATGTACGCGCTGTTCGCGCGGATGTACGGCAACAACAACCTGCCCGACTCCTCCAACATGTGCCACGAATCGACCTCGAAGGCGCTGCCGCAATCGATCGGCGTGCCGGTCGGGACGACGGTGCTGGAGGATTTCGAGGCGACCGACCTGATCCTGTTCTTCGGCCAGAATGTCGGCTCGAACTCGCCGCGGATGCTCCACCCGCTGCAGGATGCCCGGCGCCGGGGCGTTCCGATCATCACCTTCAACCCGCTGCGGGAGCGGGGGCTGGAGCGCTTCACCAACCCGCAATCGCCGATCGAGATGCTGACGCATTCCTCGACGCAGATCTCGACCCAGTACCATCAGGTGAAGGCGGGCGGCGACATCGCCGCGATCGCCGGAATCTGCAAGGCGCTGTTCGCCATGGACCGGCAGGCGCAGGACGAGGGGCGCCCGCGCATCCTCGACATCGATTTCATCGCTGAGCACACCCACGGCTTCGACAAATTCGAAAAGTTCTGCGACCGGCTCGAATGGCCGGCGCTGGAAGCCAAATCCGGCCTGAAGCGCGAGGGGATGGAGGCGGCGGCCGCCGTCTATGCCCGCGCGCGGGCGGTGATCGGCATCTACGGCATGGGGCTCACCCAGCACCGCCGCGGCACCGAGACGGTGCAGATGTTCGTCAACCTGCTGCTCCTGCGCGGCAATATCGGCCGCCCCGGTGCCGGCATCTGCCCCGTGCGCGGCCATTCCAACGTCCAGGGCCAGCGCACCGTCGGCATCGCCGACGAGCCCTCGCTGGTGCCGCTCGACAAGCTCAAGGCGATGTACGGCTTCGAGCCGCCGACCGAGAAGGGGATGAACACGATCGAGACCTGCGAGGGGGTCCTCTCCGGCAAGGTGAAGGCCTTCGTCGGGCTCGGCGGCAACTTCGTGCGCGCGATCCCCGACACGCAGCGGATGGAGGAGGCGTGGCGCGGGCTGCGGCTCACCGTGCAGGTCTCGACCAAGCTCAACCGCTCGCACCTCGTCCACGGCGCGGTCGCCTACATCCTGCCGTGCCTCGGTCGGATCGAGATCGACGAGCAGGCGAGCGGGCCACAGGCGGTGTCGATGGAGGATTCGACCTCCTGCTTCCACGGCTCGCGGGGCGTGGCGTCGCCGATCAGCGACCACGTGCGCTCCGAGCCCTGGATCGTGGCACAGCTCGCCAAGGCGACGCTTCCGCCCAACCCGAAGGTCGATTGGGACGCCTGGGTCGGCGATTACGCCCGCGTGCGCGACGCCATTGAGGCGACGTACCCTGAAAAATTCAAGGACTTCAACGCGCGCCTGTTCGAGCCCGGCGGCCTGCACAAGCCGCTCGCCGCCCGTGAGCGCAAGTGGGAGACCCCGACCGGCAAGGCCAACTTCGTCGTGCCGCCGGATGGGCTCGACATGGACCCGGACATGAAGAGCGACCGGCGCGACGTGCTCGACCTCATCACCCTGCGCTCGAACGACCAGTTCAACACCACGGTCTACGGCTATCACGACCGCTTCCGCGGGGTGAAAGGCACCCGGCAGGTGCTGTTCATGAACGAGAACGACATCGAGCGCCTGCAGCTCGCCGACGGCGAGACCGTCGACGTCGTGACCGAGGCCGCCGACGAGTTCGCCCGCGAGGTGAAGGGCCTGAGGATCGTCAAGTACGACATCCCCGAGGGCAACTGCGCCGGCTACTACCCGGAGCTGAACGTGCTGATCCCGCTCTGGCACCACGACGCGCAGGCCAAGGTGCCGGCAGCGAAGGCGATTCCGGTGCGCATCGCCAAGGCGGCGGAACTGGCCTCGACGGACTGA